In Thermodesulfobacteriota bacterium, the DNA window GCGTCGTCACCGGCGTGCTGCTTTCGGTCGTCGAGCGGATCGGGGGCGCGCTGCGCGACTCCGACCTCCTGGCGCGGCAGGACGCGAGCCACTTCTGCATCGTCCTCCCGGAAACCGACGCCTTCGGCGCCACGCTCGCCGTCCGCAGGCTGCGGAGGGTGATCCGCGAAAGGAACCGGTTCGCGTTCCTCGGCACGGAGTTCTCCCTTCAGCCGTTCCTCATGTCGGCGACATCTCCCCACGACGGGCGCGATTTCCAGGAGCTGGTCCGCGTGGCGGAGGAGAAGCACTCCCGCCAGCAGAAAAGCCCCCTGCACCGCCTGCGGATCGCCGACCGCGGCTTCTGGGACGCGTTCGACGTCCTCGTCGGGAAGCCCGAGCATTACGAAATGCTCCGGAAAGGGGAGGACGTTCCCCATTTCCAGCGCATCCGGCGGGACCTCGGGCGGAACGGTTATTTCAGCATCCCGCGGGAGAATTTCCTTCGGATACTGGAGGCGGTGGCCCAGGACGCGTCCTCGCCGGGGGGGTCCCGGGGGATGGCCATCGTGGCCGGACCCACCCCGGAGATCTACAAGCAGGTCTTCCTTTCGTTCCGGCCGGACATCCCGCCGAACCGGAACGTCTACATCCTCGGGCGGGGGGGAGGCACCCGGTTCGACGCAGGGAACCTGCTGTGCATCTCCACGGAAGACGACCTTCTGAAGGACCGCGAGGTGGTCCTTTCCCTGAAGGAGGACGGCGCGTACGGCCTGTTCGGAGCCGACCGGGGGGCGGACGTAGAGGGGTTCAACACCGCGGACGAGTGGCTGGTGGAGGCGATGCTCGAGAAGATCCAGGACCTCTACCAGCTTCAGAGGACCTTCTGATGGTCGCGGGGGCGAAACGGGTTCTCATCGCGGACCCCGTCGAAGCGAACCGGCAGCCTCTGGCCCTTTTCCTGCGGGAGGAGGGGATGGAGGTCATCGAGGTTCCGGACGGCAGCAGGGCGCTGTCCGAGACGCTCCTGCGCAATCCGGACGTCCTTCTCCTCGACATGGCGGTGCCGATTTTGAGCCCGGACCGTCTGGTCCTGATCCTCCGCAGCAACCCGAACACGAAGGACATGCCGATCTTCTTCCTGAGCGACCAGGAGCGCAGCGTTTCGGGGTTCCGCCCCGGCGTGGACCAGTTCCTCCGCAGGCCGTTCCAGGAAGAGGAAGTCCTTCAGCGCATCCAGCGGTACTTCTTCCGGGATCCCTTCACCGAGGTCCTCAGCGGAGATTCCGAGATCAGCGGAAACCTGAGCCAGTTCTTCATCCCCGACCTCTGGCAGATGCTCTCGATGAACCGGAAGAGCGGGATCCTCCAGATCGAGGGGGAAGGCGTCGCCGGCTCGATCTACATCGAGCGGGGGAACATCGTCTCCGCCTCGACGCAGAACCTCGTCGGCGAGAAGGCGCTGTTCCGGATGATCCCGCTCCGGCAGGGCCGGTTCAGCTTCCTGCCGGGGAAAGTGGGGGTCCGGCGGACCATCTTCCGTCCCGGCGAGCAGACGATCCTCGAAGGTCTCCGGCAGCACGACGAACTCCTGAAGGTCGGCGACGCGCTTCCCTCGCCGTCCGACTCCGTGGCGGTCGTCGGGGAGCCGGGGGAGATCTCTCCGGCGGAAGGGTCGCTCCGGGAAGTCCTGATGCTTGCGGGGTTCTGTTCCCGCGTCGAGGACATCGTCAACAACTGTCACTACCCGGACCTGGTGGTCTACAAGGCGCTCCTCTCGCTGAAGGAGCGGGGGATCCTGGAGATCGGCCCCTTCGACGCGCGCCCCGCGAAGAACGCCTTCCTCCCCCCCGAAGCGGCGGAACGGATCGGCCGGAAGCTGCGGGAGGGCGCCGAGCGCGCCGGGGCGGGCGCCGCCCACATCGTTTTCTTCTTCCCCGACCCGGCCGTGCTGGAGGAACTCGTCACGGCGTTCGGGAAGTTCCGCGAGTTCGATGCGGACAAGGCGTTCTTTTCCCTCCGGGGGAAGGAGGGGGTCTCCGTGGGGTCGTTCGGGCGGCTCCAGGTGGCGGATTGCCCGATCGCGCTCCACGCCTTCCCCTACCTCCGGTCGATCTCGCCCCTCTGGTACAGTCTCGCGCCGTCTCCGCTCGCGATCGTCGTCCTTCTCAAGGAGGGATTGTCCGATTCGCTGGAGAACCTGATGGCCGTTTCGGAATTCACGCGGGGTTCCGGCGCGCGGGTCCTGATGGCCTTGACGGGGAAAGGGTTCTCGGAGTTCGGCCTGGGGGAGAACACGCTCAGGATGTTCCGCAACCGCGTGGAGCGGCTCGGGGGATCGCTGGAGGTGCGGGAGATGGAGCGGGCCGCCCCCGAGGCGATCCGGGACGCCGTCGCGTCGGTCATCGGGAAATCGCTGGAAGGAGAGGACCGTTGATCGACCTGCACATCCATTCGACGTTCAGCGACGGAGAGCTGATCCCCGCGGAGGTCGTTTCCCGCGCGACGGCCGCCGGGTACACGGCGCTCGCGATCACGGACCACGCGGATCCGTCGAACCTGGAGCTGATCCTGGAGAACATGGGGCGCTTCTGTCGGGCGATGGCCGGGGCCGGGAAGGCCGACGTGTTCCCCGGCGTCGAGCTGACGCACGTTCCCCCGCGCCTCATTCCGTACCTTGTGGAGCGGTCCCGGGAGCTTGGGGCGAAGGTGGTCGTCGTGCACGGGGAGACGATCGTCGAGCCGGTCCCCCGCGGAACCAACCTCGCCGCGATCCGCGCGGGAGCGGACATCCTGGCGCACCCGGGCCTCCTGACCGAGGCCGAGGCCCGGCTTGCCCGGAAGAACGGCGTATTCCTCGAGATCACCGCGCGGAAGGGGCACTCCCTGACGAACGGGCACGTGGCGAGGATGGCGGTAAAAACGGGGGCGCGGATGGTATACAATACCGACTCGCACTCGCCCGGAGATTTCACTCCGTGGGACGCGGCGCTGCGGATCATCCGCGGGGCGTCCCTCACGGAGCGGGATGCGCTCCGGATGCAGGAGAACGCGCGGCGGATCGTGGAGCGGTAAAACAAACCGTAAGGGGAGAAAGGGAGCGGCCAGGGGATGGCGGAGAAGATTCGATACACCCGGCGGGACCTGAAGGAGCCCGACGAGTTCATTTCCACGTTCGGGCGGACGATCGCGTGGTGCAAGGAGAATCGGTCGAAGGTCGCCCTGGCGGTCCTCGCGCTCGTGGTCGCGCTGGCGGCTGCGTTCGGGACCCGCGGATACCTCCGGTGGCAGGAGGGGAAGGCCGCGGGCGCGATATGGCCGCTCCTCGAGGAGGCCCGCAATTTCCTCGAATCGCCTCCCGGAGCCGACAACGCGGCCCTCATGGCGCTTGAGGGGAAGATCGCCTCTCTCGCGAAGGAGCATTCCGGGACCCGGGCATCGGCATATGCGCATTATTATCTCGGCTCCCTTGCGTTCCGCCGCGGAGATTACGCCGGAAGCCTGTTCCGCTTCCACGAAGGGATCCGGACCGGCAAGGCCCAGGGGGTCCTGAGATTCCTCCTCCGGAACGGCGTGGCGAACGCCCTGGAGGCGAAGGGGGATTATGCCGGGGCCGCCTCCGCGTACCGGGAAGCCGCGGACGCCGCCGGGCCCGCGATGAAGACCGATGCGCTGTTCGGCGAGGCGCGCGTGCTCGGCCTCTCCGGCAGGAAAGCCGAAGCGGTGGCCGTGTACCGGCATATCCTCAAGGAGAACCCGGAAACCGGGATGAAGGACATGATCGAATTCATGATCGCCCGCCTGGAGTAGGCCTTGAAGGTCTGCTTCCTGTGGCACATGCACCAGCCGTATTACAAGGATCCGGAAACCGGATCCTACGCCCTGCCGTGGGTCCGGCTGCACGCCATCAAGGACTACGTCGCCCTTCCGAGGATCTTCCGCGAATTCCGGAACGTCCGGCACACCTTCAACCTGGTTCCGTCTCTGCTTGTCCAGGTGCGGGATTACGTGGAGAACAACGCGAGCGACAGCTTCCTCGACGTTTCGCGGAAGAACGCCCTGGACCTCACGCGGGACGAGCGGGAGTTCATCCTGCGGAACTTCTTCTCCGCGTTCGCGCCCACGATGATCCTTCCCCAGCCCCGGTACGCCGAGCTGTTCCGGGGGCATGAGGACGCCCTCCGCTCCCTCGAGAGAAACGGCGGGTCGAACGCGGGGGTGTACGGCTCCTCGGATTACACGGACCTGGTCGCCCTGTTCAACCTCACCTGGTTCCATCCCCTCCATCGAGAGGAGGACCCCGAGCTTGCGCGCCTGTGGCAAAAGGGAGGGCGCTACACGGAAAAGGAGAAACAATACATTCTGGACCGGCAGATCCTGGTCATGTCGCGGATGTTCGAGGAATACCGGCGGCTCGAGACGGAGGACGGCGGGGAGCTTTCCTCCTCGCCCATGTACCACCCCATCCTCCCCCTCCTGATCGACAACCGGTCGGCGCTGGATGCGCGGCCGGGCATGAACCTTCCCAACCGTCCGTTCGCCTACCCTCGGGATGCCCGACGCCAGCTCGAGGAGGGGAGGGAGATCTTCAGGGAGCTCTTCGGCGCCTACCCGAAGGGATTGTGGCCATCGGAAGGATCCATCAGCCCGGCCACGCTGGAGCTGGCCGCGAAGTCCGGATACCGATGGATCGCCACCGACGAGATCCTCCTCTCGAAAGCGCTCGGAAAGAACGTGACGCGGGACGCCGACGGGATTCCCTCGGAGCCGGAATGGGTTTACCGCCCCTATGCGGTCCGGACCGACGCCGGGGAAATCCGCATCGTGTTCCGGGACCATCACCTTTCCGATCTGATCGGCTTCGAGTATTCCAGATGGGATGCGCATGACGCGGCGAATAATTTCATTAATATATTAAGCAAATTACATAATAAACTAAAAAGCAACGGATTAAAGATTCCGGAAAACGAATTCATCGTTCCGGTCATCCTGGACGGGGAAAACGCTTGGGAGTATTACCATGATTCCGGGGTCGTTTTCCTGAAGACATTATTGCAGAAGCTCGATGGTTTAAAGCCTGATATCGAATGTGTTACTTTATCCGAGGCGACCACCGGAAGCCGTGCTTCCGAAGTCTTGCCTTCCGTGCCGACCGGATCATGGATCGACGGGACGTTCAATATCTGGATCGGGCATCCCGAAGACCATGCCGCCTGGGATATGCTTTCGCTCGCCCGCGCCCAATGGGAAACCCGGGCGGCGCCGCTGGAAGCCGCCGGGACGCCGCTTCCGGAGGAGCTGAAAAAGGCGGAAAGCTACCTCTTCGCGGCGGAAGGATCCGACTGGTGCTGGTGGTACGGCGACGACCATTTCACGCCGCACGGACCCGAATTCGACCGCCTTTTCCGGCACAACGTGAAAGCCGCCTACCTGGCCATGGGGATCGATCCTCCGGCCACGCTGGACATCCCGATCGTCCGGAGGGAAAGGATTTCCCGAAAGAAAGATTTCATTCCCGCGCCGGGAAGCTATATCCGGCCCAGCATCGACGGGCTGATCACGTCCTATCTCGAATGGAGCTCGGCGTCGGTTTACGTGCCCAATCCCGAGTTCGGCTCGATGCACCGGGCAGGGAGGCTGATCCTTTCCCGATTCTATTACGGCTTCAGCGCGGATGTCCTGTATTTCCGGTTCGACCTGGACCCGGTCGCCGTTGAGAACATCCGTCACATCGACCTGGAAATCCTGTTCACCCGGAAAAACCGCAAGATTCTCGGGGAAATCTCTCTGGAGGAGTCCGCGTCCCGGTGGTCGTTCCTCGAAATCGAGGCGAAGGAGCCGGCGCAGCGGCTCACGTTCGAAGGCAGGGAGTCGATCTCCGCGACGTACAACAAGGTTGTGGAAATCGGAATACCTCTCGACCTGCTGGACTGCAGGGCGGACGACCGCATGGATTTCTTCCTGACGATCCAGCCGAAAGGGACCCTCGGCGAAAGATGGCCTCTCTACGGCGCTTTTTCAGCGGAGCTGCCGGGCGCCGATTTCGAGGAAAGGAACTGGTCCGTCTAAACCGTCATTTCAACCTTCCGGCCGCAGTTCAGGATACAGTTTTTCCGCACAATCGGGTCATAGGGCGTGGCTGAACAAGGCGTCCTTGTGTTCCGATTAAAAACGCCTCCAGATGTTGCCGCAACCCGATATCGTCCCGTATTTTCTTGCCGGATACGCAGATCGAAATGATTCCTCCCAATTGCTTTATTTCGTGTAGCGCTTTTGTAAGTTGTTGAATATTATCAGATAGTTTGGTTTCGTATTTCTTGCGGAAGAGGGTTATTTCGGATGATAGATTCACCTATAAAACAGGTCAAGACCAAAAGCCGCGGACGACGGCTCTCGGAATACAACGTCTGGTAATAGATATTATGTCAAATTATATCCGGGGATCCCCGCACGGCGTTTTTTGGAAACGACGGAGGGTCCCCTTCTCTCTTCCCGCGGGAATCCGCCGCAAGGAAAGATCAAAAAAGGATGTTGTCGAGAAAATGCCTTGCGACGGAAAAGGAGCTCGAAAACCACTCGCGAAAAAAGGCGGAGATTTCCCGCATGCCCGCATGAGTTGCCGGGGCCAGGAGGACCGGGAAAATCAAAATCAGTGAAAGAGCCACGACCGCTCCGGAAAACAGCCGGCCGCTTCTGCGCAGGTCGGGCTGTCCGTGCACGAACCCTTCCAGGGAAAAGGAAATATGCATCGTGAAGAAGAAGGCGGCCGCCGCGAGATAGAATTCTCGCGAAAAAGGATACCTCCCGCGAAAAAGAAGGATCGGGAGGATTGCCGCGAGGCTGTAGATCGGAACGGCGTACGGAGCCAGGTCGATGGCGACGTTCGTCCGGTCGATCACAACCTTCCCTCCAGACCGGGACGTGATGTGGAATCCGTGGACCTGGCGAAAAAATATTTTCGCCATAAGGAGGTGCGTCAGCTCATGCCCCCAAAGATACAGACGTTCCGGTTTACGGACGAAGAAATGGAAGCCGAGATAGATCGCGGCGCCGGCGGCGAAGATCATGAACTGCATACTCGTGAAGCGCGCGGAAAGATGGACTGGAAGCGTATAGAGAAGGACCGAGTCCACGAGGAGCAGCGGAATGGCGATCATGGAATAAACGAAAAACCTCAACCGGACCTCCGGTAATATCGAAAGACGAATTTTTTACGCAATAAAATGCCGGTATGCGAATTTCCTTGATTTACAAAAATATAACAGGATGTTATTTTGTGCTCTAAATTGAATTGAGACAATTTTCGGAGGCAGAGGCAGTGGAAAAAGCCCCCCTTCCAGCGATCATGAAAACGCGAGATCTGGCAATCCTGCTGGATTTGAGCCCGGACACGGTGAACGAGATGGCCCGCCGCGGGATCCTGAAGGGGTACAAGAGCGGCAACCAGTGGCGGTTCCGCAGGAAGGACGTGGAGAGATACATCGAACGGGAGAAAACCCTCCCGGTCCCGGAATCCGGCTGACCCGTCACGCCATCCTCCAGTAGACGCCCGTCCAGTACACCATCACGATCTCCGCCTTCCTGCAGCAGGGAGGATAACCTTGAACTACCCTTTCAGAAAGACGACCTGGTCGTCCAGCAGGCCGTACCGCCGGAAGCGGATCTCATTATAATTGGCGGCTGTCATCCCTGCATAGAATACAGCATGCGGATGTCCCATTGGGAAATGTCCTCCAACCGACGCCCTCCGAACGACGGTTCGGGGGCTGCCGGGCCGCCCGGAATCCCACGGACCAGCAGGCAGGGGTGCTCCTGCCCCACGCCCGCCCCTTCCTGCCCCTCCGGCACGGGACGGAATCCTGCATCTCCCAACAGACGCATGGAATCTTCTCCCAAGGAAACGGTCCAGATCGTCAGGTCGAAGAAAGGGTGCAGCCGCAGCGCCGCCTGCAGCAATTCCGCCCGGATGCGCAGACTTGTACCCTCCCAGTCGACGATGTTCACCCGAAGGCCGTCGGACAGGTCGGACAGGTATTGCTGCAGGACCAGGTAGCCGCCCAGGCCGTCCCCGTCCCACCGATAGAGGAAGATATACCTGTGGATCGGGTTCCGGAAGCGCCATTCCAGGTAGCCGGCGTCCCGGACATGGCGGATGCGGCCGTCATATTCGATCCTCGAGATCAGGCGGGCCATGTCCCCGGGCTTCGCGTCCCTCTCGACGGTGAGGTTTCCTCCGATCCTCCGCGCAGGCATCCCCTGCGGATTGCAGAGTTCATGGATCGAACACTGCTCCCTCCCCCACTCGCGATGCGGAACGAGGTCGGAAATCCTCCAAAGGAACGTCGTTCTCCTCAAAGCGTTTCCCAACCGTTGCAGCCTTTCGGCGCTTGAGGACCTCCATCGGTGAGGACGAACCGATCCCACGGCCCGCCAGCCCATCGCAAGGGATGTGAGGCGGGTGATTTTCCCCGCACTGAGGCTGAAGACACGATCGTGCCCCAGTGTCTCCAGGTCCTTGAACACCGCTTTCATCAACACGGTGGCGAGTCCGATGTTCCTGTGAGCGGGTTCGATGACCATGTCGTCGGGGCAGATTCCGGGATATCTCATCGGAGGCGTC includes these proteins:
- a CDS encoding glycoside hydrolase family 57 protein, which codes for MKVCFLWHMHQPYYKDPETGSYALPWVRLHAIKDYVALPRIFREFRNVRHTFNLVPSLLVQVRDYVENNASDSFLDVSRKNALDLTRDEREFILRNFFSAFAPTMILPQPRYAELFRGHEDALRSLERNGGSNAGVYGSSDYTDLVALFNLTWFHPLHREEDPELARLWQKGGRYTEKEKQYILDRQILVMSRMFEEYRRLETEDGGELSSSPMYHPILPLLIDNRSALDARPGMNLPNRPFAYPRDARRQLEEGREIFRELFGAYPKGLWPSEGSISPATLELAAKSGYRWIATDEILLSKALGKNVTRDADGIPSEPEWVYRPYAVRTDAGEIRIVFRDHHLSDLIGFEYSRWDAHDAANNFINILSKLHNKLKSNGLKIPENEFIVPVILDGENAWEYYHDSGVVFLKTLLQKLDGLKPDIECVTLSEATTGSRASEVLPSVPTGSWIDGTFNIWIGHPEDHAAWDMLSLARAQWETRAAPLEAAGTPLPEELKKAESYLFAAEGSDWCWWYGDDHFTPHGPEFDRLFRHNVKAAYLAMGIDPPATLDIPIVRRERISRKKDFIPAPGSYIRPSIDGLITSYLEWSSASVYVPNPEFGSMHRAGRLILSRFYYGFSADVLYFRFDLDPVAVENIRHIDLEILFTRKNRKILGEISLEESASRWSFLEIEAKEPAQRLTFEGRESISATYNKVVEIGIPLDLLDCRADDRMDFFLTIQPKGTLGERWPLYGAFSAELPGADFEERNWSV
- a CDS encoding tetratricopeptide repeat protein, encoding MAEKIRYTRRDLKEPDEFISTFGRTIAWCKENRSKVALAVLALVVALAAAFGTRGYLRWQEGKAAGAIWPLLEEARNFLESPPGADNAALMALEGKIASLAKEHSGTRASAYAHYYLGSLAFRRGDYAGSLFRFHEGIRTGKAQGVLRFLLRNGVANALEAKGDYAGAASAYREAADAAGPAMKTDALFGEARVLGLSGRKAEAVAVYRHILKENPETGMKDMIEFMIARLE
- a CDS encoding DUF4388 domain-containing protein gives rise to the protein MVAGAKRVLIADPVEANRQPLALFLREEGMEVIEVPDGSRALSETLLRNPDVLLLDMAVPILSPDRLVLILRSNPNTKDMPIFFLSDQERSVSGFRPGVDQFLRRPFQEEEVLQRIQRYFFRDPFTEVLSGDSEISGNLSQFFIPDLWQMLSMNRKSGILQIEGEGVAGSIYIERGNIVSASTQNLVGEKALFRMIPLRQGRFSFLPGKVGVRRTIFRPGEQTILEGLRQHDELLKVGDALPSPSDSVAVVGEPGEISPAEGSLREVLMLAGFCSRVEDIVNNCHYPDLVVYKALLSLKERGILEIGPFDARPAKNAFLPPEAAERIGRKLREGAERAGAGAAHIVFFFPDPAVLEELVTAFGKFREFDADKAFFSLRGKEGVSVGSFGRLQVADCPIALHAFPYLRSISPLWYSLAPSPLAIVVLLKEGLSDSLENLMAVSEFTRGSGARVLMALTGKGFSEFGLGENTLRMFRNRVERLGGSLEVREMERAAPEAIRDAVASVIGKSLEGEDR
- a CDS encoding GNAT family N-acetyltransferase, whose translation is MKTKSEYEVVRYRPEHKRAVAELQRHLWTSDVSMNIAYLEWKHERNPYLSEPLIYLACCDGKPVAMRSMFGVNWETGTPPMRYPGICPDDMVIEPAHRNIGLATVLMKAVFKDLETLGHDRVFSLSAGKITRLTSLAMGWRAVGSVRPHRWRSSSAERLQRLGNALRRTTFLWRISDLVPHREWGREQCSIHELCNPQGMPARRIGGNLTVERDAKPGDMARLISRIEYDGRIRHVRDAGYLEWRFRNPIHRYIFLYRWDGDGLGGYLVLQQYLSDLSDGLRVNIVDWEGTSLRIRAELLQAALRLHPFFDLTIWTVSLGEDSMRLLGDAGFRPVPEGQEGAGVGQEHPCLLVRGIPGGPAAPEPSFGGRRLEDISQWDIRMLYSMQG
- a CDS encoding diguanylate cyclase, whose translation is VVTGVLLSVVERIGGALRDSDLLARQDASHFCIVLPETDAFGATLAVRRLRRVIRERNRFAFLGTEFSLQPFLMSATSPHDGRDFQELVRVAEEKHSRQQKSPLHRLRIADRGFWDAFDVLVGKPEHYEMLRKGEDVPHFQRIRRDLGRNGYFSIPRENFLRILEAVAQDASSPGGSRGMAIVAGPTPEIYKQVFLSFRPDIPPNRNVYILGRGGGTRFDAGNLLCISTEDDLLKDREVVLSLKEDGAYGLFGADRGADVEGFNTADEWLVEAMLEKIQDLYQLQRTF
- a CDS encoding histidinol phosphate phosphatase domain-containing protein, translated to MIDLHIHSTFSDGELIPAEVVSRATAAGYTALAITDHADPSNLELILENMGRFCRAMAGAGKADVFPGVELTHVPPRLIPYLVERSRELGAKVVVVHGETIVEPVPRGTNLAAIRAGADILAHPGLLTEAEARLARKNGVFLEITARKGHSLTNGHVARMAVKTGARMVYNTDSHSPGDFTPWDAALRIIRGASLTERDALRMQENARRIVER
- a CDS encoding helix-turn-helix domain-containing protein, whose product is MEKAPLPAIMKTRDLAILLDLSPDTVNEMARRGILKGYKSGNQWRFRRKDVERYIEREKTLPVPESG